In one Dermacentor variabilis isolate Ectoservices chromosome 4, ASM5094787v1, whole genome shotgun sequence genomic region, the following are encoded:
- the LOC142579068 gene encoding cytochrome P450 3A14-like isoform X1 → MLFLVGALALIGVFVLAIFRWRQRHFAYFKALGIPGPEPSLLWGNIREYHETHHHKVLEKWLAKYGDTFGFYDGDVPFIVTKDLDFLEYILVRNFQNFTDRGRGLVMEQSHPLLRNAIVYAEGTQWRNVRRSLAPGFTPAKLKQMMTSLKNGADIFLDIVGEHADRGREVNVYHIYQRLTMDYVGRGAFGVDFSFQRGPENALATTAKAVLKGVMKGPVHFICQSTSTLGAAVKPLYWINMLFGAYVAIAMTKETAKVIERRRKNPELRKPDVLQNLLDAEYLEDTSKIGSGTSENGKGPVNVFKRRALTTDEVLVSACALFVAGYDTTSTSLSYITFLLAKHPDVQDRVRKEANDALPNNEDLDYETITRKLPYLSQVINEALRLYPPVLTFVTRKAIEDFEYNGLRYKAGTCFMSPTLQIHRDARYWPDPLTFNPDRFSPENEGSFRKVAHQPFGVGPRNCIGMRMAQMSLNFTIASLVQRFQLELGPSQGGGFLDMISRAVVSTPSVGPWIVFRRL, encoded by the exons aTGGCGACAGAGGCATTTCGCTTACTTCAAAGCTCTGGGAATACCCGGCCCCGAACCGAGTCTGCTATGGGGAAACATTCGGGAGTATCACGAAACG CATCACCACAAGGTTCTTGAGAAGTGGCTCGCAAAGTACGGCGACACTTTTGG GTTTTACGATGGAGATGTGCCTTTTATTGTGACAAAAGACTTGGACTTCTTGGAATACATTTTGGTTCGCAACTTCCAAAACTTCACGGATCGAGGG agaGGATTGGTGATGGAGCAAAGCCATCCCCTTTTGCGCAACGCTATCGTCTACGCCGAAGGCACCCAGTGGAGAAACGTACGACGATCTTTAGCACCCGGTTTCACCCCCGCAAAGCTAAAGCAG ATGATGACAAGTCTGAAGAATGGCGCGGACATATTCCTGGATATTGTCGGAGAGCACGCCGACAGAGGTCGTGAAGTGAATGTGTACCACATATACCAAAGATTAACCATGGACTACGTGGGTCGCGGAGCATTCGGCGTCGACTTCAGCTTCCAGAGAGGACCAGAAAACGCCCTCGCGACCACCGCCAAAGCGGTGCTGAAAGGGGTCATGAAGGGACCCGTTCACTTCATCTGCC AAAGTACCTCTACGCTGGGTGCAGCTGTAAAGCCCCTTTACTGGATCAACATGCTTTTCGGCGCCTACGTCGCAATAGCTATGACAAAAGAGACGGCAAAAGTGATCGAACGCAGAAGAAAAAACCCAGAA TTACGAAAGCCCGACGTGCTTCAAAATCTGCTTGATGCTGAATATCTCGAAGACACCTCCAAGATTGGCAGCGGAACATCAGAGAATGGCAAAGGACCAG TGAACGTTTTCAAAAGACGTGCGTTGACGACGGATGAAGTTCTTGTGAGTGCTTGTGCATTGTTCGTCGCAGG GTATGACACGACTTCTACGTCTCTAAGTTATATCACGTTCCTCTTGGCTAAACATCCAGATGTCCAGGACAGAGTTCGGAAAGAAGCCAACGATGCCCTTCCCAATAAT GAAGATTTGGACTATGAAACCATTACGAGGAAGCTGCCGTACCTAAGTCAAGTCATCAACGAGGCTCTTCGCTTGTACCCGCCAGTGCTTAC GTTCGTAACAAGAAAGGCCATCGAGGACTTTGAGTACAATGGCTTGCGTTACAAGGCCGGAACGTGTTTCATGTCTCCGACACTACAGATCCACAGGGACGCACGATACTGGCCTGACCCACTGACCTTCAATCCCGACAG GTTTTCTCCGGAAAATGAAGGCAGCTTCCGCAAGGTAGCTCACCAGCCTTTCGGCGTGGGACCACGAAATTGCATCGGGATGCGCATGGCACAGATGTCGCTGAACTTCACAATTGCGTCGTTGGTTCAACGTTTTCAACTCGAGCTGGGACCCTCGCAGGGAGGG GGATTCCTGGACATGATTTCCCGCGCTGTGGTTTCGACACCCAGCGTTGGTCCCTGGATCGTCTTTAGGCGGTTATGA
- the LOC142579068 gene encoding cytochrome P450 3A14-like isoform X2, with protein sequence MLFLVGALALIGVFVLAIFRWRQRHFAYFKALGIPGPEPSLLWGNIREYHETHHHKVLEKWLAKYGDTFGFYDGDVPFIVTKDLDFLEYILVRNFQNFTDRGMMTSLKNGADIFLDIVGEHADRGREVNVYHIYQRLTMDYVGRGAFGVDFSFQRGPENALATTAKAVLKGVMKGPVHFICQSTSTLGAAVKPLYWINMLFGAYVAIAMTKETAKVIERRRKNPELRKPDVLQNLLDAEYLEDTSKIGSGTSENGKGPVNVFKRRALTTDEVLVSACALFVAGYDTTSTSLSYITFLLAKHPDVQDRVRKEANDALPNNEDLDYETITRKLPYLSQVINEALRLYPPVLTFVTRKAIEDFEYNGLRYKAGTCFMSPTLQIHRDARYWPDPLTFNPDRFSPENEGSFRKVAHQPFGVGPRNCIGMRMAQMSLNFTIASLVQRFQLELGPSQGGGFLDMISRAVVSTPSVGPWIVFRRL encoded by the exons aTGGCGACAGAGGCATTTCGCTTACTTCAAAGCTCTGGGAATACCCGGCCCCGAACCGAGTCTGCTATGGGGAAACATTCGGGAGTATCACGAAACG CATCACCACAAGGTTCTTGAGAAGTGGCTCGCAAAGTACGGCGACACTTTTGG GTTTTACGATGGAGATGTGCCTTTTATTGTGACAAAAGACTTGGACTTCTTGGAATACATTTTGGTTCGCAACTTCCAAAACTTCACGGATCGAGGG ATGATGACAAGTCTGAAGAATGGCGCGGACATATTCCTGGATATTGTCGGAGAGCACGCCGACAGAGGTCGTGAAGTGAATGTGTACCACATATACCAAAGATTAACCATGGACTACGTGGGTCGCGGAGCATTCGGCGTCGACTTCAGCTTCCAGAGAGGACCAGAAAACGCCCTCGCGACCACCGCCAAAGCGGTGCTGAAAGGGGTCATGAAGGGACCCGTTCACTTCATCTGCC AAAGTACCTCTACGCTGGGTGCAGCTGTAAAGCCCCTTTACTGGATCAACATGCTTTTCGGCGCCTACGTCGCAATAGCTATGACAAAAGAGACGGCAAAAGTGATCGAACGCAGAAGAAAAAACCCAGAA TTACGAAAGCCCGACGTGCTTCAAAATCTGCTTGATGCTGAATATCTCGAAGACACCTCCAAGATTGGCAGCGGAACATCAGAGAATGGCAAAGGACCAG TGAACGTTTTCAAAAGACGTGCGTTGACGACGGATGAAGTTCTTGTGAGTGCTTGTGCATTGTTCGTCGCAGG GTATGACACGACTTCTACGTCTCTAAGTTATATCACGTTCCTCTTGGCTAAACATCCAGATGTCCAGGACAGAGTTCGGAAAGAAGCCAACGATGCCCTTCCCAATAAT GAAGATTTGGACTATGAAACCATTACGAGGAAGCTGCCGTACCTAAGTCAAGTCATCAACGAGGCTCTTCGCTTGTACCCGCCAGTGCTTAC GTTCGTAACAAGAAAGGCCATCGAGGACTTTGAGTACAATGGCTTGCGTTACAAGGCCGGAACGTGTTTCATGTCTCCGACACTACAGATCCACAGGGACGCACGATACTGGCCTGACCCACTGACCTTCAATCCCGACAG GTTTTCTCCGGAAAATGAAGGCAGCTTCCGCAAGGTAGCTCACCAGCCTTTCGGCGTGGGACCACGAAATTGCATCGGGATGCGCATGGCACAGATGTCGCTGAACTTCACAATTGCGTCGTTGGTTCAACGTTTTCAACTCGAGCTGGGACCCTCGCAGGGAGGG GGATTCCTGGACATGATTTCCCGCGCTGTGGTTTCGACACCCAGCGTTGGTCCCTGGATCGTCTTTAGGCGGTTATGA